Proteins from one Sabethes cyaneus chromosome 2, idSabCyanKW18_F2, whole genome shotgun sequence genomic window:
- the LOC128734424 gene encoding 28S ribosomal protein S15, mitochondrial has protein sequence MNTLNFLKASLTSVSTISRHYAFKSDLKIKWVRPEKIPCFKPQKSGDMQPLRPFAGSELLKDYTASKELENADETVKNLFTIEHNRRREMLENFKVEMVKRVQRHDLDYGSMEAKLGLMTAQIRSLQEVMEKFPRQSASKVFLKEMIDKRKKFLRYLRRWDYRRFEYILEKLDLVYKPAPSHFHWITRKDSLRKLTDIHCDEIKDSRLQAYRQQLESQQLDFLAKKLQNLEFIRKEQQECKVPITVTVEQIQAVKKQYEELKEKRKALEPANGEQD, from the exons ATGAACACGCTAAACTTTCTAAAAGCATCACTCACTAGCGTAAGCACAATTTCACGCCATTATGCCTTTAAATCCGACTTGAAAATTAAGTGGGTTCGACCGGAAAAAATACCATGCTTCAAACCACAGAAAAGCGGTGATATGCAACCTCTTCGACCATTTGCTGGCAGTGAACTTCTTAAGGATTATACGGCTTCCAAGGAGTTGGAAAA TGCGGATGAAACAGTTAAAAACCTGTTCACAATTGAACATAACCGACGAAGAGAAATGCTGGAAAATTTTAAAGTGGAGATGGTTAAACGAGTTCAGCGGCATGATTTGGATTATGGCTCTATGGAAGCAAAAT TGGGATTGATGACTGCACAAATCAGGAGTTTGCAGGAGGTGATGGAAAAATTTCCTCGACAGTCTGCTTCGAAGGTGTTTTTAAAGGAAATGATTGATAAGCGGAAGAAATTTCTGCGTTATCTTAGACGTTGGGACTATCGAAGATTCGAATATATTTTAGAGAAATTGGACCTCGTTTATAAGCCAGCTCCCAG TCATTTTCATTGGATTACACGAAAGGATTCACTACGTAAGCTTACCGATATTCATTGCGATGAAATTAAGGACAGTCGACTACAAGCCTATCGCCAACAATTGGAATCACAACAGTTGGATTTTCTTGCAAAGaaattgcaaaatttggaaTTCATTAGAAAAGAGCAACAGGAGTGCAAGGTTCCGATAACGGTAACCGTCGAGCAAATCCAAGCTGTGAAGAAACAGTACGAGGAGttgaaagaaaaacgaaaggcaTTAGAACCTGCAAATGGAGAACAAGATTGA
- the LOC128734423 gene encoding SH3 domain-containing protein Dlish → MAFLCPVRIRRGKKKKPIGSDIDKDLSSSLGLNHGMGRITGSASIETLVRVGIEKEHGLSPDSKMVVLHDFTPCVDDELEVKRGQIVNILYRENDWVYVIGQDTRQEGFIPHSYCAPFNTQLADLAIKKKLPRDISGLANNDLTDGIPDINIDVIDDNTPGLVGLTNSLKHSQASLSSEPDFLPFSKDPSGRYIVLYTFIARDENDVSVERGEFVTVLNREDPEWFWIVRSDGQEGFIPSGFVYPAENILQGQTKQNITGGNAANNAINVGAIDPNANLAQVNIGGANLNGTQQQPGIGSDDLRYHGTELVMLYDYKAQAPDDLSVRRGDWIYADLNNQTVDGWLWAYAPKTRKYGFIPKAYARPPAMTSL, encoded by the exons ATGGCTTTTTTGTGTCCCGTTCGCATTCGccgaggaaaaaagaaaaaac CCATCGGAAGCGACATCGACAAGGACCTGTCGAGCAGCTTAGGACTAAACCATGGAATGGGCCGTATCACAGGATCGGCTAGCATTGAAACGCTTGTTCGCGTTGGAATTGAGAAGGAACATGGTCTTAGCCCGGACAGTAAAATGGTAGTCCTGCACGATTTTACTCCCTGCGTAGACGACGAGTTGGAAGTGAAACGCGGACAAATAGTGAACATTCTCTACCGGGAGAACGATTGGGTTTACGTAATTGGGCAAGACACCAGACAGGAGGGGTTCATTCCGCATTCGTACTGTGCTCCGTTCAATACTCAATTGGCGGATTTAGCCATCAAAAAGAAATTACCCCGGGACATATCTGGCTTAGCAAACAACGATCTAACGGATGGCATTCCTGATATTAATATCGATGTTATTGACGACAACACACCTGGACTGGTCGGATTGACCAATTCCCTTAAACACTCGCAGGCGAGTCTAAGTTCGGAGCCTGATTTCTTGCCATTTTCCAAAGACCCAAGTGGTCGCTACATTGTTCTATATACATTTATCGCCCGTGATGAAAATGACGTTTCGGTAGAGCGGGGAGAATTTGTTACGGTGCTGAACCGTGAAGATCCAGAATGGTTCTGGATAGTAAGAAGCGACGGTCAGGAAGGGTTTATTCCGTCTGGCTTTGTATACCCCGCGGAAAATATTCTTCAGGGAcagacaaaacaaaatataactgGGGGAAATGCGGCCAACAATGCCATTAATGTAGGTGCAATCGATCCCAATGCCAATCTCGCCCAGGTTAATATTGGAGGTGCGAATTTAAATGGTACGCAGCAACAACCTGGAATCGGTTCAGACGATCTTAGGTATCATGGAACGGAGCTAGTTATGCTGTATGATTATAAG GCTCAAGCGCCGGATGACTTATCGGTTCGGCGTGGCGATTGGATTTATGCTGATTTGAACAACCAAACCGTCGATGGATGGCTCTGGGCGTATGCACCGAAAACACGCAAGTACGGATTCATACCCAAAGCTTATGCTCGACCTCCAGCCATGACCAGTTTGTAA